Genomic segment of Lentimicrobiaceae bacterium:
ATCGGATCGAAGTATTTACTTCTTAGTCTGTTATCTCCAAATTGTCCGTTACCGCCGCTAAAAGTAATACGAGCTTTTATGTCTCTGTACACTTTAAGTTCTTTTGTTACAGGGTTGTAAGCAAATGGCGAAATGTTAATAGAACAACGTCAACACCTCTTAGCTGTTTAACTTCCGATAATGTTGAAATATTTTCGGGGAAGAAAGCATTACGGCTGTACACATTGCTACTTTTTGAAAATACCAAGCCATCTTCATTTTCTTTTGGAATAACCGGAGATGGTGCAATGTTGACATTTTGAATAATTTCAACACGGTAATCAATAATTTCTAAATTTGCAGTGGCTCCTTGCGGAATAGCGACAAGTCTGCTTATTCCGGGGATATTAGGTTCGCCTGCGTTTGTAAAAAGAGCAAACCCGTCGAATGCTATTTCCTGCATTTGTTCACCGTTGATGTCAACAGATTCTAGCGTAAAATTGTTAACAGAAACGTTTAGCTCTACTTTATTTGGAGTATTGCTCGTTAGGGTTAATCCTTGTTTACCCCACGAATCCTGATAGGTATAGCTTTCGGCTGAAGCTACCAAACAAAATACAAACAAAAGCACGGACATAAGAACTGCTTTTGCAGAAGTTAGATAACGATAATTCATTTTTTGTAATTATTTAGTTGTTAATTTATGATTATAATTTTTAGCAAAGATAAAAAAATAGCAATATAAACCCTATAAAAATGTTAAAAAAAATATTTATATGAGAATTTCATTATCATTTTTTCCGAAGAAGTGATATTCCAATATCTTGTACGAATTGGCAGGCTCAATTTTAATCCATTTGCCAAACATTTTGTACCATTGCCATTGTACGCTTTTTAATCGTAAGCTTTTTGAGGTGAGATAGGCATGTACAAACGGGTGCACTTTTAGTTTCAAGTGTTTTTCATTCTGATTTGACAGCAAATATTGTATGTCATTTTGTATTTCGTCGACAATAACGATAGGCGGTTTTATTTTTCCGGTACCTTGGCAGGTGGGACATTGTTCCTGAATAGAAACGTTGGTAACAGGTCTGACTCTCTGACGCGTTATTTGAATAAGTCCG
This window contains:
- a CDS encoding C25 family peptidase propeptide domain-containing protein, whose translation is MNYRYLTSAKAVLMSVLLFVFCLVASAESYTYQDSWGKQGLTLTSNTPNKVELNVSVNNFTLESVDINGEQMQEIAFDGFALFTNAGEPNIPGISRLVAIPQGATANLEIIDYRVEIIQNVNIAPSPVIPKENEDGLVFSKSSNVYSRNAFFPENISTLSEVKQLRGVDVVLLTFRHLLTTL